Sequence from the Methanobacterium alkalithermotolerans genome:
CTGGATCCACCCTGGCTCCAGAATAGCCCACGGCAGCCACTATACGTCCCCAGTTAGGGTCAGAGCCAAATACAGCAGCCTTTACCAGCGGAGATTTCACCACGGATATAGCTGCTTTACGGGCTTCTTCTTTATTATAAGCTCCTTTAATAGTAACCTCTATTAATTTAGTTGCTCCTTCTCCATCACGGGCTAAATCTTTTGCCAATTCAATACAAAGGAAATTTAAAGCTTTCTGGAAGTTCTCATCTATTTTTCCAGACTTTCCATTGGCCATAATCAGGACGGTATCATTGGTACTCTCATCCCCATCCACCACCACCATATTAAAGCTTTCATCAGCGGCTTTTTTTAGCGATGATTCCAGTTCCTGGGGGGTGGCCTGGATATCAGTGGTGATAAAACATAGCATGGTGCCCATATTAGGAGCTATCATACCAGAACCTTTGCAGATTCCCCCAATTCTAACTTTATTACCATCCTTTAATGTAGTTTCTACAGATAATTCTTTATAATATGTATCAGTGGTCATTATGGCTTTTGCTGCATTAGCTGATGCTTTAGCACTGTGTTCTAAAGCATCAAATCCTTCTTCTATTAACTCACCAATAATTTCCATGGGCATTTCTCTTCCAATAACTCCGGTGGAACTTACTCCCACCTCTTGAGGGGTGATATTCAATTTTTCAGCTAATTTTTCCGCCATTTCACGGGAATCTCTTAAACCTGGTTCTCCGGTAAAACAGTTGGCATTTCCACTATTGGCTACCACTGCAGATATTTCACCGTCTTGAATATGTTCTCTGGTTACAATTACTGGTGCGGCTAAGACTTTATTTGATGTGAAAATAGCCGCGGCCTTGCTGCCTGGATTTGATATTAGGGCCATACCATATTTGCCTTTACGAACACCTGAAGCTTTCACTCCATCAACTGAACATAATCCGCCTTTAATAATCTTCATAAAAATCACTATCTCTATAATATAAAATACATTAATAAAAAAGAATAAAATTCAAGGGTTTATTGCCTTATTTATAACTAATTATTTCATTCACTATTATTGCCAGGCCGGGTGGTATTTTTATTACTATTAGGTATATACACTTCTTCTGATCCAAGGTTATCCTGTGATCCTGATGGTCTTTGTTCCTGCAAATCCGTCGTTTGAGGGTTCATTACTGGCATTTGAGGGTTTTCTTCTGTAAAATTTAGTGAAAATGGTGAAGTAGTGTCATTTTGGGAAATAGCTATTACTATGCCCACTCCCGAGCCAAATCCAAATGCAATTAAGGAAATAATAAGTGCAACCATAATTTTTCCTTCAGTTTCTGGACTCATAATATCTCCCGCTATATTTTCTATAATTAACCCTTTAAATAACTTTCCTTTATGTAGTAATGGCGTAGATAACAGCTAGGATAATTGCCACTAATCCGAATTGCCAGTATCCTACATTCCACCCTATGAAGGTAGCAATAAACACCAAAAAGAATATTAAAAACATGGTAGATTTTTTATATGATAAAAATTCTATTACCGATCTGGTAAACTCAGAGGGGATGAAATATCCGTAAATACCATCTGCCAGATCAAATACTATTACGGAACTGGGGTTCCAAAGTTTAATACTATCTGCTAATTGAGCTCTTTCTCCAGCTTCTCTTCGGCTCCTTCCTATGCCTGAACGTATCTTTGCACCGTTATTTAAACCATGCCATGAAGAATCTATGGCCGCCCTTAAAGCAGCATCTTTGGTTGGTAAATTGGCAATAAGGTCATCTCCACCTTCACGATAACCCTCTATTTTACCTTTACACTCTTTTTCAATGAAAGCCTTAATGTCATTCATTATCTCCACCAGGGAGTCTCTTCCATTTTCAGCTATAAACTGGGTGGAGTCAATCACATCAATGAATAAATAATTATCATAATAAACCGGTTCACCTTTCAATTTTGAGAATTTGGAAGGGAATACTATGGCAAATTCTCCACCTAATTTAGTAAAACCCACACCTGAAACTTCACCTATTTCCTTATTTAAATTTATAGAACGCTCGATGGCAGCAGCACCAGTCATTCCTGCCGAAGCTCTTACACTTATATCTTTATCGGCCCCTAAACGAATTAATTCAATGGCCACCCTGATGGCATCATTCTTGGATAATAGCTTGGCAACTATTTCGCTGGAACTCTGTTCTATGATGGTACCATTTTCTTTTTTAATGATGTCTGCGAATTCCTGGATTATCTTACCCTGATTAAATAGTTCCACGTAAAGATAACGATCACTACCCATTACAATGTTACTTAAAAGAGCGTATTCATCTACCTTATCTTCTGCAGGCTTTAATTCAATGAATCTCCTGTTGTCTGGAATATTTTCAGGCCCTAATTCATTTATTAGATTTTCAAATATTCTATTGGTAGTTATATTGGCTTTTTCTATCTCCAGAAGCATGGTCTGGGTATAGTTTATCATTTCCACATATTCCCTTTCTGTGGAATTGGTGGGATAATATTTAGTACCAATACTCAAAACTTTGTTTTTAAGGAAAAAACTAAACAAGCCTCTTAATAAGTAGTTCACCATTAATCAGTTCCTCCCTTTTCAAGAATAATTTCATATTGACCTGGCTTTTCCATTAACATACTGGGTTTTACTGACACTATAGGAAACTTCCAGGTTCCAATTCGTGCAGCAACTGTACTGGCAATATTTCGGGAGTTTTTCTTGACAAAAGAGTAATCATGATCATTTATAGTAATATTGACATTATAGGGAGATTCTTCCACCACTTCATCAGAATAAATAATATTCAGTTCAAAACTCCCGGCTTTAGTAAATAAATCATTACGAACTGCTACTAAAGGCGCATGATCAAGTTTTAAGCGGTCTCCAACAGTAACAGCAATATTACCTGCATATTTTACCGCGTCACGATAGTCTCGTGGGTGCACCAGTACGAAAATGATGAAGTTACTGGTTTTTTCGGCTTCTTCTACCATGTTCATAACTTTTTCAAAAAGAGGCAATTTCATTAAAAGTCCTTCCAGTTTAGGTTCAATTCCCTCTTCCTGGCTGCGATTTATACGATCTATAACTTCTTTGGCCACGGCAATTCCACTAAGCTTTTTACCTCTTTTGGTGCGGTAAGAATCTACATTTTTCTTTTCAAAGTCATAAAGTATATCTGAAGAAATTTTCTGGAGTATGTTCTTAACTTTCTTGGGTTTGGAAGAACTACCTATTTCTATTTCACCATCTTTTAATTGGTAAGGTATTCTCCGGCTGTTTATATCCTGAAATTCATCAAAATATTCCCGGAAAACATCATTAGATAATATTTTAGCATCTTCCTCTTCAGCTAGTTTAAGAATATAATGATCTGCAGTAGTACCAGAAGGTACCTGTTGTACTTTACCATCATCTAGAAGCTGATTAAATGATTCTTTTTCATCTATTTCATGACGTAAAGATGCATCCGCTATGATTATTACTTCATAACCTAATTTTTTCAATGCCTCAATTGAACTTGAGATATTTTTTAAGCGAGGCTTATCATCTGCCCTTTTTCCATAATGGGCTACATTTGATGCATCAATGATTACTTTCAATTAACCACCTTCACAGATTTATAATTATTATATATAAGATTGATTCATGGTAAAATACATTTATTATCATAACTGGCCATTAAATAATTTTTACCCTGCACCTGTTTTAATTTAATTTCTATTTTATCCTCCTGGATATTATAGATATTATATGAATTAATATCCTTACCTCGAAGCTTTAAGGAGGAAACAGATCCAGCAGTAACAAAAGTGGTGTTCTCTAAATGCCAGACATGAGGCACGTGTTTATGTCCGGAAATTACCAGATCTGCGTTTTCATATATTAAAGATTGTAAAATATCTCCGGCATCAGTTAGCACATTTCTTTCCCGTCCGGTTTTAGGTACTGGAATTATATGATGATGTAGAGCTATAACTTTGTACTGCTTAATCTTATGTGCTTTTCTTAATTCGTTTTCCATCCAGTACTGCTGGGAACGACCTACTTTACCATAATCCAAATCTGGTTCACTACTATCCAGGCCAATAATCTTTATTTCACCATCATTAGTACTTAATGTACCATGGCGGTGTTTAATTATTTCTTCAAAGCTTTCATTTCCAATATGCCGTGAGTCATGATTTCCCGGTACCACCATCATGGGATTTTCAAATAGCTCCAGATATTCTGCCACCTGCAAATATTCATGATAATATCCATTTTCAGTGATGTCGCCAGTTATAACTACTGCATCTGGATTTAAATTATTAACCTGTTTTATTGCTTCGAATAAAATATCTTCTTTAAAATTTATAGCACCCACATGAAGATCTGATAAATGGGCGATAATGGCCATTAACTCAACCTCAGTATAGCTTCGGCTAAATCTCCCTTTGTTTCTTTCAATGCTTTTTCTGCTTCTTCAGGAGTTACACCTGTTTGAGTTACTACCAGCTCAATATCATCAGCAGGTATTACTAATTCACTTTTAATGGCTTTTTCTTTGGGTTTACCAGTAATCTGGTAGGTCTTTTGACCCATAAAATCCATTATATTGACTTTAGGATTTTTGATGATTATTTCCTTATTTTTCAATTTTATGATAACCTCAGTAGCTCCATGGACTTCTTTCATGTCCATTCCCATCTGTTTCATGCTTCTTTGCATTTGTTTCAATTGTTTCGGGTTCATACCCATTCCTGGTATCATCATATTCCTCCTTTTCTAGTTTTAATTGCTTGGCCTACTTTGAAATCTAGTATTTCAGCACTATTTAGTAATGACTTGCCAAATGCTAAAAGTTCATCATTTTCATTTACAATTAAAACTTCTTCACTTGCTCTAATATTCCTATCACAATCTATAACAAATTTAGCAAATATACTTTTTCCTTCCCGGGCAAATGGTTCCGAGTCTTGATTCACCACCACTCTATTTTGAGGATATTCCATTCGGGAGTGAAGCCTCCGGGCTCCTTCTTTACTTAGAACAAAAAAGCCATCTGAGGCCCGCATGGTGGCAATTAAATTTTCAGCATCATCATAAACATGTCTTATTTTTCCTGTTTTTTTACTCTTAACTATATCCAGCTTACTTTCAAATAATGCCGCACCTGCTCCTTTTCCAAATTGATAATCAGCTACAGAAGTTATTTTGTCTTTTTCATCCAGCTTTAGTTTTAATTCTTCTTTAAATTCATATTCACAATAGAGACCCAGATCAAATTTTTCATTTAAATTACCTTCAATGATAACTTCCTCATAATCCTCTGTTACCTGTTCAATCAAATTTTTTATGAATTCACAGGCGGTTTCATCGGTAATAACTGGAGATTCATTCTGAGCCAGAGGGTAAACCTCATCTAATTCCAGGGGTATTAACCCAAATGGAATATCAACAAACATTATCTGTAAATCTTCATCACCTGATTTTGTGGAGGTCCCTATATGGTATAACTTCCCCAGTTTTTCAGGCAAATAGGTTGAATAAGGCTTTCTACTGGAACTTAAAATAAGCAGTCTGCTTTTTTTAGGCATTTTATCAAGTTTATTCAAATATCGATAAACTTCTGCTCTTTTTAATGATTCAGGGCCAGAATAGAAGAATGCTGATTTTTTATAAAGCGGGTCATATTTTTCGATATCATCCACATAATTAGCTAAATGTCGGTAGGCCTCCAGTAATCTAGGATGGGCCCGGCATCGTTGTTCAACCAGTTCCATTAGATTTCCATCGGCTATGGCTTGTTTTATGATTCTTATTTCAGCAAAACTAATATTGAGATTATGTTCAGCAATTAAAAGTTTCCTTTCCTTTTTTTCCATACTTCTCAAATCATCAGGTGTGTATTTGCAGCATATTTCGCATGAACAGGGCATTTCCTGCAAATTTTCCAGTTTATACGTTCCAGATGGACTTAAAAATCGATCATCTTCTGCATAAAGTATATAAGCGGCAGAATCGAATAAATCACATCCCATAGCCACAGCCAGGGCAAATATCATGGGGTGTCCTGCACCCATCAGGTGTCGTGGTCGGGAATCTGGAAGGTGGGTTACCGAAGACATCACCACATCAACCAGATCGGTATACCGGTAACTTTCCATTAAGGGTACTACTGCTCCAATGGGATGCAGTTCCACATCCAGTTTTCCCAACTCATCCGCACAGTATGATCTTAAATCGTTGAAAGTCGATCCCTGAACCACCGAATTTAAGAGGATTTCTTTTCTATATTTTAAAGATTCCTGGGCCCTTTCTATAGTTATTTCCAGTTCTTTTTCGGCCTGGTTTCGAGTAACATTCGGTGGGGTGGGTATGTCCAGGGAAGTACCAATATCTGTTCCAATCAGTTCCTGAAATTCAATAACTTCCGGATTAGTTATATCGATATCACCGTATTCTGATAGCTGGAAAGAACCGGAATCAGTCATTATAGGGCCATCAAAATTAATTAATTTATGTACTCCCTCCAGGGAAGCTTTTTCTCGAAGTTCTTCGTTTTTATAGATTATATATGCATTGGTTATTACTATTTCGGCCCCTAACTTTTTAACATTAATTTTTTGTTTTCCTGGATGAATTACAGGCATTAACGCAGGTGTTTTAACTATCCCATTTTTTGTTTTCAGAATTCCAGTTCTTCCTAAGCTGTCTTTATTTTTAATTTGAAACATTTTATTGTCTCCTTAATGGAGGATAATCTAAAATATAAATTATTGAGCTCTTAATCCGGATATTTATACGCTGATTCATGATTATTAGAAAAAAGAGCCAGGCATTTTCTTGGTTATACTAGGTTTGCTGGTTAGATATTAAAGTTGTTGTTTTAATTAATGGAATAACCACTTTTTTAGATTCCTCCCTTACTGTGTATTAAACCAAGCTATTATGATTAATACACTACAAACTTAATATTCATAATATTTATATTTTTCTTAATACCTGAAGGTAAAAATTAAAGGTGACAACAATATTGATTCCCGGGTCTAACTAATCCCTTCACGGTGAAAAATTTCCAGAGGAGTGCAAAAACAATCTATCTTTCATCTTAATTATTCTATCTCGGGAATTGTAAATTCTAGGTTTCCCACATCCACATGCACAGTAATCATATTGAAAACAAATTAAATAAAATGCCTCTTTTGACTTTAAGTTAGCAATATTCATTTTCTTAGTATTTCTAAGTATTCGCCGGCCTAATCTGTCTTTTTCAATATCTTTTCCAAGGAATAGCGGAGTTTTCACTGCTGAAGAAAATTTAAAACTACCCCTGACGATTTTCCTTTCTTTTGAACGATTCAATATTAATTCAGATCCATTTAAATTCATATGGGGGTCACGAAAGGGGATTCCTGCATCAGAAAGTGCAATCATCCTCTCATCATCTCTTGAAATATCTTCTTTTATATTTTCAAGTGATAAAGAGGCTACTGTACCCCCGGATTTTCTACCAAAAGAGGGTCCTTCACCTATATGAAACCCTGCTTCAACAAAAGCAGCCCTGACTGGAGCAGCAGAGGTATAAGTACATATTACACCGTCATTTTTAATAATTTTCTTCAATACTTTTAAAAATTCAACAGAGTAGAGTTCCGGGGCTTTAGAGGGGCTGAAAGGGTCTAAAAAAATGGCATCATAATAACCCTCTTTTAGATTAAGTACCACCTGGCGGGCATCCTCTATAATTACATTTAAAAATAAATTAGAGGGTATTTCATGTTCCACCTCACGGGATCTGGCAAATTTTTGTTTTATAAGCTCTTCTTCATAGGCTTTCTTTATATTAAGATGAGATTGCACCGGGCTGGGAACCAACAATCCTGCAGCCACAGTTTCTGTGGAAATTTCCACCATATCCAGACTTAAAACTATATCCTCCTTTGAAAGAGGATCTAAATAGTCTATAAGAGCAGCAGCATTATATCCCAGGCCACAACATATATCCAGAACCTTAATATTCTTTTTATTTTCTAAAAGAGATGGTTTAACAAATTTTTCCACAGATTCGGTGATAGCACCGTGGTGAGTGTGCATGGTCTCGGATTTTCCTGATACTTCATTTGAATTTAAAGTATAAGAACCATCTTCAGTTTTAATTAAGAATTTTTTAATTTCTTTTTGCCCCTTAATCCGTGCAAGAGAGTCCCCTTCTATTTCCTTTTTAAAATAATGTTTTATAATATCCATGGCCTCTTTTTGAGGCGTTAATGAAGTATCAACCTGCTTTTTTGTCATTTTATCCCTAATTAAAAACCTATAAATATTATTCTAATTTTAATAAACTATAAAGTATATCTCTTAAAATAAAATTTTATCCTAAATATGATTTAAGGTTCTGGATGAGTATCCCCATGAAAATAGCCATAGTATCTGATTTTTTTGTTCCTCATTATCAAGGAGGAGGAGAAAGGCGCTACTTTGAAATTGCTAAACGTTTAGTCGCCCAGGGACATAGGGTAGATGTAATCTGTATGAAAATAGAAGGTACACAAAATCAAGAAACTATTGACGGAATAAAGGTGTATCATATTGGACCGGTTATTAAAAATCCTCCACATAGGAGTTCCCTGGATTTCATGAAATTCATATTAGCTACTTTTAGATGGATTATCCAGCATAATTATGATGTTATCGACGCACAGACCTATGCTCCTCTTTTTCCTTCTTTTATGGCTGGTAAACTAAAAAAAACACCAGTGGTGGCCACCATTCACGATGTAAGTAGTGGAGGTGATGATCAGTGGATCCAATCTTCTAAAACTGCGGCTATGGTTGAAAAATTTTTATGCAGGCTACCTTATGATAAAATAATCACGGTAAGTAATGCCACCAAAAAATCACTCATTGAAAACTATGGAACCAATGAAAACCGGGTTGAAGTAGTTTATAACGGGGTGGATCTGGAATTAATTGATTCAGTAAAAATTAGTAACCAGCAGGAGAATAACTTAATATTCGTGGGACGTCTAGTACCCCATAAACATGTTGACCATTTACTGAGAGTAATTAATTTATTAAAAAATGAAATCAGTGATATTAAACTCGTTATTGTGGGCCAGGGTAGAGATAAAGAAAATCTAATTAATTTAACCCGCCAAATGAATCTCCAGCGTCATGTTAAATTTTTGGATAACCTTAGTTATGAAGAATTAATAAAAGAGATAAAAAAATCCAGTGTTCTGGTATTACCCTCCACCAGGGAAGGTTTTGGCATGGTTTTGGCTGAGGCTGGGGCCTGTAAAATTCCAGTGGTTGCTTATGCA
This genomic interval carries:
- a CDS encoding metallophosphoesterase family protein, yielding MAIIAHLSDLHVGAINFKEDILFEAIKQVNNLNPDAVVITGDITENGYYHEYLQVAEYLELFENPMMVVPGNHDSRHIGNESFEEIIKHRHGTLSTNDGEIKIIGLDSSEPDLDYGKVGRSQQYWMENELRKAHKIKQYKVIALHHHIIPVPKTGRERNVLTDAGDILQSLIYENADLVISGHKHVPHVWHLENTTFVTAGSVSSLKLRGKDINSYNIYNIQEDKIEIKLKQVQGKNYLMASYDNKCILP
- a CDS encoding glycosyltransferase family 4 protein codes for the protein MKIAIVSDFFVPHYQGGGERRYFEIAKRLVAQGHRVDVICMKIEGTQNQETIDGIKVYHIGPVIKNPPHRSSLDFMKFILATFRWIIQHNYDVIDAQTYAPLFPSFMAGKLKKTPVVATIHDVSSGGDDQWIQSSKTAAMVEKFLCRLPYDKIITVSNATKKSLIENYGTNENRVEVVYNGVDLELIDSVKISNQQENNLIFVGRLVPHKHVDHLLRVINLLKNEISDIKLVIVGQGRDKENLINLTRQMNLQRHVKFLDNLSYEELIKEIKKSSVLVLPSTREGFGMVLAEAGACKIPVVAYASGGVLEVVENGYNGYLLEPYDLEGLGKKIKLLCENHSKSTKLGLNGYEKVQRYFTWDIVLKSILNIYQNF
- the tgtA gene encoding tRNA guanosine(15) transglycosylase TgtA; the encoded protein is MFQIKNKDSLGRTGILKTKNGIVKTPALMPVIHPGKQKINVKKLGAEIVITNAYIIYKNEELREKASLEGVHKLINFDGPIMTDSGSFQLSEYGDIDITNPEVIEFQELIGTDIGTSLDIPTPPNVTRNQAEKELEITIERAQESLKYRKEILLNSVVQGSTFNDLRSYCADELGKLDVELHPIGAVVPLMESYRYTDLVDVVMSSVTHLPDSRPRHLMGAGHPMIFALAVAMGCDLFDSAAYILYAEDDRFLSPSGTYKLENLQEMPCSCEICCKYTPDDLRSMEKKERKLLIAEHNLNISFAEIRIIKQAIADGNLMELVEQRCRAHPRLLEAYRHLANYVDDIEKYDPLYKKSAFFYSGPESLKRAEVYRYLNKLDKMPKKSRLLILSSSRKPYSTYLPEKLGKLYHIGTSTKSGDEDLQIMFVDIPFGLIPLELDEVYPLAQNESPVITDETACEFIKNLIEQVTEDYEEVIIEGNLNEKFDLGLYCEYEFKEELKLKLDEKDKITSVADYQFGKGAGAALFESKLDIVKSKKTGKIRHVYDDAENLIATMRASDGFFVLSKEGARRLHSRMEYPQNRVVVNQDSEPFAREGKSIFAKFVIDCDRNIRASEEVLIVNENDELLAFGKSLLNSAEILDFKVGQAIKTRKGGI
- a CDS encoding nascent polypeptide-associated complex protein — protein: MIPGMGMNPKQLKQMQRSMKQMGMDMKEVHGATEVIIKLKNKEIIIKNPKVNIMDFMGQKTYQITGKPKEKAIKSELVIPADDIELVVTQTGVTPEEAEKALKETKGDLAEAILRLS
- a CDS encoding MnmC family methyltransferase; this translates as MTKKQVDTSLTPQKEAMDIIKHYFKKEIEGDSLARIKGQKEIKKFLIKTEDGSYTLNSNEVSGKSETMHTHHGAITESVEKFVKPSLLENKKNIKVLDICCGLGYNAAALIDYLDPLSKEDIVLSLDMVEISTETVAAGLLVPSPVQSHLNIKKAYEEELIKQKFARSREVEHEIPSNLFLNVIIEDARQVVLNLKEGYYDAIFLDPFSPSKAPELYSVEFLKVLKKIIKNDGVICTYTSAAPVRAAFVEAGFHIGEGPSFGRKSGGTVASLSLENIKEDISRDDERMIALSDAGIPFRDPHMNLNGSELILNRSKERKIVRGSFKFSSAVKTPLFLGKDIEKDRLGRRILRNTKKMNIANLKSKEAFYLICFQYDYCACGCGKPRIYNSRDRIIKMKDRLFLHSSGNFSP
- the argJ gene encoding bifunctional ornithine acetyltransferase/N-acetylglutamate synthase translates to MKIIKGGLCSVDGVKASGVRKGKYGMALISNPGSKAAAIFTSNKVLAAPVIVTREHIQDGEISAVVANSGNANCFTGEPGLRDSREMAEKLAEKLNITPQEVGVSSTGVIGREMPMEIIGELIEEGFDALEHSAKASANAAKAIMTTDTYYKELSVETTLKDGNKVRIGGICKGSGMIAPNMGTMLCFITTDIQATPQELESSLKKAADESFNMVVVDGDESTNDTVLIMANGKSGKIDENFQKALNFLCIELAKDLARDGEGATKLIEVTIKGAYNKEEARKAAISVVKSPLVKAAVFGSDPNWGRIVAAVGYSGARVDPEKISVILSSDSEEVNIVDQGKVKAFENTEELHLAEKIMQKEEIKIVIDLGEGNDSATAFGCDLSCDYVKINAEYTT
- a CDS encoding NYN domain-containing protein, yielding MKVIIDASNVAHYGKRADDKPRLKNISSSIEALKKLGYEVIIIADASLRHEIDEKESFNQLLDDGKVQQVPSGTTADHYILKLAEEEDAKILSNDVFREYFDEFQDINSRRIPYQLKDGEIEIGSSSKPKKVKNILQKISSDILYDFEKKNVDSYRTKRGKKLSGIAVAKEVIDRINRSQEEGIEPKLEGLLMKLPLFEKVMNMVEEAEKTSNFIIFVLVHPRDYRDAVKYAGNIAVTVGDRLKLDHAPLVAVRNDLFTKAGSFELNIIYSDEVVEESPYNVNITINDHDYSFVKKNSRNIASTVAARIGTWKFPIVSVKPSMLMEKPGQYEIILEKGGTD